The Pseudomonadota bacterium genome includes the window TCCTGCGGCCAGAGCTCGGCCACGCGGCCAAGAAACCGACGGTTGATCTCGTAGGCGATCTGCAAATGACGCGGCACCAGCCGCTCGAGCAAGGTGACCGGCCAGAGCTCGAGCGCCTCGGGCAGCAGCGTATGGTTCGTGTAGCCGAAGGTGCGCTGCGTGATCTTCCAGGCGGCGTCCCACTCGAGATCGTGCTCATCGATCAGCAGGCGCATCAGCTCCGTGATCGCCAGCGCGGGATGGGTGTCGTTGAGTTGGATCGCCACCTGATCGGGAAAGCGCTCGAAGCTGGTGTGGCGCCGCTGGAAGCGGCGGACGATGTCGTGCAGCGCGCAAAAGACGAAGAAGTACTCCTGGAGGAGTCGCAGCTCCTTGCCGGCCTGGACCGTGTCGGGTGGGTACAAGACCTTGCTGATCGTCTCGGAGCGGATCTTCTCCTCCACGGCGCGCAGATAGTCGCCCTGGCTGAAGATCTGCATGTCGAACTCGTCCGAGGCGCGTGCGGAGTAGAGTCGCAGGTAGTTCACCGTTCGCCCGCCGAAGCCGATCACCGGCATATCGAAGGGCAGGCCGACGAGCACCTGCCAGTCGAGCCACATCGGGTTGTAGCGGCCGTCGCGATCGCGGCCGTGGTCGATCCGCCCGTAGACCGGGACCAGGCAGAGCTCCTCGCTGCGTTCGATCTGCCAAGGGCTCCATTGCCGCAGCCAGTGGTCGGGTCGCTCGCGCTGGTAACCGTTGTCCAGCTCCTGCTTGAAGAGGCCGTAGTCGTAGTTGATCCCGTAGCCAAAGCCGGGCAGCCCGAGCGTTGCGAGCGAATCGAGGAAGCAGGCGGCCAGCCGCCCGAGGCCGCCGTTGCCCAGGGCGGCGTCGGGCTCGGTCTCGAGCACGTCGTCGAGCTGCAGCCCGCAGCCGGCGACGATGCTGCGCACTTCTTCGTAGAGCCCGAGGTTGATCAGGTTGTTGGCGAGCGAGCGACCGATTAGGAACTCGAGCGAGAGGTAGTAGACCTGCTTCGCGCCCGCGGCGGCGAGCCGCTGCTCGGTCTGCAGCAAGCGTTCGATCGCCAGCTCCCGCACGGTCAGGGCCAGTGCGCGGTAGAGGTGCTCGGGCCGGGGCACGCGGCTGTCCTGGCCGAGCGAGTAGCGTAGGTGGCGGCGGACCGCGCTCTCCAGGTCGCCGACGCTCGGCGTCTCCGCGGCTGGAGCGGCGGGCGGCCTCGTGCTCATGGCCGGCCCGTCGCCGCGCCGCCGGTCGCACCCGAGACGGGGCCAAGCTCGGCGAGGCAGTGCTCGAGGGTGTCACAGAGCGTGAACACCTTGTTCAGGCGGGTCAGCTTGAGCAGCTTGAGGACACGATCCTGCGCGTTGCAGATCGCCAGCGTGCCCTGCTCGGGCAGCCTCTTGAAGAGGGCGATCAGCGCGCCGAGCCCGCTGCTGTCGATGAACTCGACCTGACTCAGTTCGATGGCGACCTTGGTGATCCCTCCCGCCAGAAAGGGATCGAGCGCGTCGCGGAAGCCGGTGAGGTTTCCTGAGTCGATGCGCCCGTCGAGCAAGGTGACGACCAAGACGTCATGGACGACGCGGCATTCCAGGTTCATGGCGAAGAACTCCGTATGCGCGCCAGCGTACCGCAACAGCGAGGGGTGTGTCACGGCGACGCGGGGTGGCAGAGCGGCAGCGGGCGGCAGTGCGGGGTGTGTATCGAGGTGTGCAGCGAGGTGGTAGCGCGACGCCCCGCTGGCGCAGCGCGCGGGCTGAGATCGATCAGGCCCCGCGGCGACGTCTCAGCCGCAGCAGCAGCGCGACGCCCAGCGCGAGGTAGAGCGTCGGGGGTGGCGCGCGGTCTCCCTTGACGTCGCAGCTCAAGGGATACTCCTCGGGGACCGTGCCGGCGGGCGAAGGGATCAGCTCTTTGGAGGTCACATCTGCCAGCGCTACGTCACCGTCGGCGGCCTGCTGAATCCACTGCGCATAGGCATCGACGCGCATGTCACGCCCGCGGCCGCTGCACTTGACGCCGGTGCCCCCGGTGAGGTGCGAGTGAATGCCGATCTGCAGCAGGTGTGCGCCGTCGGCGAAGGCAGGTCCGCCCGAGTCGCCGTGGCAGAAGCTGCCTTCGCCGGTGGCGGAGAGGTCGAAATAGGTCGGCATCAACGGCCCGACGGCCCCGCGCGTCACCCGCAGCTGGCCGTCCGGGGTCGTCTCCGGCGCCGTGACCCCGTACCCCACGACCTCGATCGTTTCCAGGGCCGGGGGCACCGTGACGGAGACGGTGATCGGCGCGACCGCGGGCGGACCGTCGAGCTTGACGACGGCGACATCGTGGATTGTGAGGCGGTCGTTGGCGACGTAGAGCGGGTGGACCTTGACGCCGAGGCCGCGGAAGGTGGCTCCAGGCGCGCCCGCCCTTCCCTCGAGGGTGAAGGTGACGGCCGTCGCTAGCGTCTGGTGTTGATAGTCGAAGACGCAGTGGGCCGCCGTCAGGATCGTCTGGCGGCCGACGAGGGTGGCCGTGCAGAGGGCGGTGACGCCCGTGGCCTTGAGCTTGCCGACGGCGGGGTAGGCGTCCGTAACGTCACCGCCGACGATCGCCTGCGCGCGGGAGGCGACGCCCTCGACCCGATCGCTGCTGGCGGGCAAGGGAAGCTCGTTGGCGGGGTCGCCAGCGGCGGGGCCGCAGGCGCCGGTGAGCAGGGCAGGGAGCAGTGCGACGAGGCGGGCGCAGCGCCGGAGGGCGCTCGCGGTCGAAGCGCGCCCAGCTGGCCGGTCGGAGCGCAGGCGCAGCGGGTGGTGGCTCGTCGACATGGGGTGCTCACGCTTCGCCGGTTCGCGACCCGGACCCTGCGCCGGGCCTTCGTAGCGCCCGAGCGGGTTGTTGCGCTCGCGCATGACTGCCTCACTCGAGCATCGCACGATTTGAGCAATGCCCCGCATGGTGGGTCTAGTTCCTCAATAGCTCGGTCAATAAATCGGTCGATAGGTGGTTCGATAGGTGGTTCGATAGGTGGTTCGATAGGTGGGATAGGTGGTTCAATAGGTGGTTCAATGGATGGGTGAATAGCAAGGCAGGTGCCAAGCGCGCTTGCGCCCCCCCAGGGCGCCAAAGCCACGGAATTGGGACTGGAGCGTGTCTCGTTGGCGCGGCCTCGGGGATCCGGGCCAGGGGTCCGACGACCCCAGCGTGATCGATCGGTAGCCCCGTTTGGACCGTTGACGAGGACCGGCGCCTGAAGCAAAGTGCGCCAACCCTGGCTTGTGCGGGTGGCTTGTGCGGGTGCCGGCACCGCGGTGGCTCCCCTGCCCCGACGGTGCCGTCGGCCGTCTGTCCGCCGTCGTGCGGGGCAGGGGAGCGCGTCAGGGTTGTTGGTCGTTCGTGGAGGGCCGCGATGCAAGAAGCTCGTGAGTACGCCTTGCTCGGCGGGCTGCTGCTCTTCGCCATCGCGATGGCCGTCGTGCCGCTGGTGCTGCCCAAGTTGATCACGCCGCGCTACGGCGGGCTGAAGACCCTCGAGACCTACGAATGCGGCGTCGACACGATCGGGACGGCCTGGACCCGCTTCAGCATCGCGTTCTATCTCTTCGCGCTGATCTTCGTCGCCTTTGAGGTGGATATCCTCTATCTCTTCCCGGTCGCGCTGGTCTTCGGCGAGCCCGGATTCGGCTGGCGGGACCTGATCGAGATCGCGTTATTCCTCGGCATCCTCTCGCTGGCGATCGTCTTCGCCTGGCGCAAAGGAGTGTTTGAGTGGCGTTGAAGCCGACGGAGCAGCCGCAGGGGAAAACGCCAGCGGTGGCGGGCGGGGTGCCGCTGATCCGCGGCGCGGAGGACGAGGCGCGGTTGATGCGTGAGGCGGCGCCCTACGTGCGCTTCCAGCGGCTCGATGAGCTCCTCAACGCGGCCCGCGCCAACTCGCTCTGGCCGCTGACCTTCGGTTTGGCGTGCTGTGCGATCGAGATGATGGCCGCCGGCGCCTCGAAGTACGATCTCGACCGCTTCGGGGCGGGCGTCTTTCGGCCGAGCGCGCGCCAGGCCGACGTGATGATCTTCGCCGGGACCATCTCGCGCAAGATGGGCCCGGTGATCAAGGCGCTCTGGGATCAGATGCCGGCACCCAAATGGGCGATCGCGATGGGTGGCTGCACGATCGACGGCGGCCCCTTCAAGTACCCCAATCAGTATGCGATTCACGAGGGGGCCGACGCGCTGGTGCCGGTCGACGTCTACATCCCGGGCTGTCCGCCGCGGCCCGAGGCGTTGATCGCGGGCATTCTGAAGCTGCAAGAGAAGATCAAGGCTGGGAGCAAGTTCCGTGGCTGAAGGCGC containing:
- a CDS encoding STAS domain-containing protein, producing MNLECRVVHDVLVVTLLDGRIDSGNLTGFRDALDPFLAGGITKVAIELSQVEFIDSSGLGALIALFKRLPEQGTLAICNAQDRVLKLLKLTRLNKVFTLCDTLEHCLAELGPVSGATGGAATGRP
- a CDS encoding S1 family peptidase; the protein is MRERNNPLGRYEGPAQGPGREPAKREHPMSTSHHPLRLRSDRPAGRASTASALRRCARLVALLPALLTGACGPAAGDPANELPLPASSDRVEGVASRAQAIVGGDVTDAYPAVGKLKATGVTALCTATLVGRQTILTAAHCVFDYQHQTLATAVTFTLEGRAGAPGATFRGLGVKVHPLYVANDRLTIHDVAVVKLDGPPAVAPITVSVTVPPALETIEVVGYGVTAPETTPDGQLRVTRGAVGPLMPTYFDLSATGEGSFCHGDSGGPAFADGAHLLQIGIHSHLTGGTGVKCSGRGRDMRVDAYAQWIQQAADGDVALADVTSKELIPSPAGTVPEEYPLSCDVKGDRAPPPTLYLALGVALLLRLRRRRGA
- a CDS encoding NADH-quinone oxidoreductase subunit A, which encodes MQEAREYALLGGLLLFAIAMAVVPLVLPKLITPRYGGLKTLETYECGVDTIGTAWTRFSIAFYLFALIFVAFEVDILYLFPVALVFGEPGFGWRDLIEIALFLGILSLAIVFAWRKGVFEWR
- the nuoB gene encoding NADH-quinone oxidoreductase subunit NuoB, with product MREAAPYVRFQRLDELLNAARANSLWPLTFGLACCAIEMMAAGASKYDLDRFGAGVFRPSARQADVMIFAGTISRKMGPVIKALWDQMPAPKWAIAMGGCTIDGGPFKYPNQYAIHEGADALVPVDVYIPGCPPRPEALIAGILKLQEKIKAGSKFRG